ctTATTATAGCtaactattttaatttttctatcagattcgtattttatgatattattagtatattaaaattcataattattgatataaattctaataaataatttattaaattctttactttcaatttttagttaaaaaataataaaatatattagtattaaatttcatattattatattattatattattatcatGTTATTGTACTAttgcatatataattatttttttcttatatcttcatgtgatactataatttattacttaattagaaactacactaaaatataattacaaaattgcattaaaataataaaataacatgtagaaagaaaattaaaaggataaaatatttaaacttagTATAAAGATGGATTATTTGAGAAAGTTAACTTAGGAATTACATTTTATTCTTGAAGTGAtataaattattacaatcaatgtATATTGTAGTGATAATTCATTAGGAATTGTTagactattaattatatatgatgTGGAATAATTAGGCTaccaattaattatatattaggtggaataaataaaaaaaattgatattttctttTTACACTTGCAACAATTagaaatttacaaatatatctttattgaatttttggatttgtattgatgaggatgtcatttttatcttttgacAATTGAAAAAATTGTCAATTATCTACACTTACGTAGgtttatagataaaaaaaaatatatttttattatcaaacatatattcatttttaatgcATAGATTTCCCATAAATTATGTAGAAAATTtccatgcaattaatctaacaacacacaatttaagGGGATGATAGAAAATTTAGAAtgaaaaactttgttattatttttacacttttataagtataatagttaaatatatattcttttaatatttttaatgattttttaaaattaaaaaaaaactattgttttaatattttttctaagaattatgtatcaagaaaatattatttctctaatgtatttttattataaaatatttattcaatttttatgtaacattattttcaaagattcttatgttgcaattttttattaaaaaataaaaacactatTTTAATCCTTATGTATTTAATGATTGTGTAATTTTCATGCAACTAATCTAACAATACACAATTTATGAGAATAGTAGAAAATTTACaaggaaaattttgttattctttttgtacttttatatacttttataagtataatagttaaatatatattttttttaatattttttgtaagaattatgtatgaagaaaatattatttttctaatatattttttattatcgaatatcgattcaatttttatgtaatattattttcaaaatttcttattttacaattttctattaaaaaaataaaaacactatGATCCTCATGTGTTTAATgagttcaaaaaaataaatacctcAATTAAATACATAATCAATACATTACAAATCCATTATCCCAAATTTGTccctaaattttatatattttttccaccaATGCCCATGCAATTAATACAAACAATGCATAGTTTTTGGGTAAAGTAGTAAAATCACAATCAAAAAATTTTGCCCAtcatccacacttttataggtatatagatatagatatagatgatACACAgttagataaaaaaaatactctcttttattaataaaatagaaTTTGCAAAGATAAAATACACCCGTGATCCAAAGTAAACATCAAAATATCCTGCATGTACCTATGCCTTCAAATTATTAAATGTCCCACCACTATTTTTATCATGCCTCTAGAATTTTGTCTTCTCCATGTGAACTGTCCCTATTTTCCTGTATTAggatttatcatttttttttccaaactaTATTATTACACGTATTTTTTTGTGCTTTCATAAATCGGCGAAAAAACCCGTATAACATTTATTAGCGATTTGATCATGCAAAATtcctttatttaaatatttattttgtgttCGTATGTTAAATAGAAAGTGACGAGGCCCCTGAAATCCAATTTCAATACGAAATGTATATTTCAAGTGCGACATTATTTACCACCAACAATTACAAATAACCATCCGAATGCAATTTCCTTGAGCGTCAGAAGAAAAGAATTCACCACAAAACCAAATACTGACAAACAAGAATATTGCAATTCCTCTATTATGATCAGCCTAATAATAGAATCAGAACTTTACATGAATGATCAAATCTCTAAGCGGGAAGTGTATATATTTTTCCTACAAAAGAATTAAAACCAACAAAAGGCCTGAAAATGATGGTAGAAACACATAGCAATGCCACAGCTGCCGGAGAATCCTACATGATTGTGCAATTACACTTGGACTCCAACTTTGGAGGCTTCATGCTGTCCCACTTATATGGAGATTTAACTACGTGTGGAATGAACTTCTCTTCCGTTTCAGCATCAATGGAAGCAGGTTTTGGGTCGGTTTCCAACTTCTTCTGTCGAGTTTTCTGGGATCTGGAATTACGTTTCCCAGTGTTTCTTGACCGGATCTCCGGTCTGTTTGAATTGGATTTGGCAACAAACGGGATCTCCGGTCGTAGAACTGGTTCCACTCGTGGTGTTTCTTTATCTATAGCTATGTTCACAGCTTCGTATGTGAGATTGTGGACAATGGAGCTGCAGAAGAGGATTGCATCTGTTGCTTCTTCTAGAGTCAGGCTTCGGGACTTttttccatcggagtcttcTACAATTAGAGTGAAAGTTTCATGAATTAGAGAAGAGAATAACATTTGAAAAGGACTAGCCTTCCACTGCAGAATAAGACTAGGACACAGTAACAAGACAAGATCGTCAAATATGGGGAAGGAAGAATAAAGAATAAGAAGCTCGAACATAAgattaaaaataaaagagaatCAGAAACACAAACATTCAAAAATCTGATGCACATACCAGGGGCACCACGGGCTGAATCTGAAATATAAAATTCTTCAAAAGTTGTTATAGCATTATTTTGTGCCACTGAATCAGAGGGCTCCAGTAATTCATCTGTGTGGGAATTAATGGAATCTACATCAGAATGACAATCAGCAGCAACAATATCAGCATTATCCATTTCGATTTCTGGCATAGTATCCAAAGACCTTGGAGTGTGAGCTTCTTCAACATCCACTACAACAGGACAAGGGCTTTGCATCTCATCTTCCCCATGACCACAGGGCTGCGAATGTGCAGATAGTGTATCTGCATCCATTGAATTATTAGAATCCGAAGTTGAAACTGGCAAAACTGAAATATCTTCGGAGTGGACATTCATGAGATGGTCAGTTAATTCAGCAGCAGATTTAAAGATGTGGCTTTCAGAATCCATATATTCAGAAGCCAGATATTGTTCACTTGGATCAACACATTTTACGGCCCCGATACTATCTTCGTGGAAACTTGGTGCTGCACTTTGGACCTGGAAGCAATGACTTGAAGCACCGGACAAAGATGAGGCAGATCGTTTGTGTGTAGGCATATCAAGCATCCAATTTTCTGTATCTGATTTTCGGCCACTTGATTGCCTTTGAACCCGAGTTTCTATTTTTCTCGAATAGCCCATATCAACAGAAGATGACACAGATGCACTGATGTGCCCAATGGAGCTTCTTATGCTATTCATAGAGTCCCTCATATAGGAGAAATCATCACAGCAGGTGGTACTCGCAGTAAAACTCCTGCTTTGGACAATGGGTCCTCTGCTGCTACTTGATTTCTTCAGCAGCAAAGAAATGCCCGCACCTTCAGGAACTTCCACCGTAGAATTTAAATTGGCCCCGCCATGCTGCAACTGCTGGTGGCCAAAGTCACCATACAGCTGATGAATAATCTCTTGATCGGCGGCAGAAGTCGTTATCCCTTCCTCAACCAGAAGTGCTGCAGGATTCTGACTTGGCTCGCTATATAAATCTTGACCCTCAGCGGTAACCTCATCAAGATAATCTATCACAATGTTACCAGAACAGGTAGTTTTCAATGGTTCTGGAGTAGACTGGTCCAAAATCTCAAGCGAACTATGCCTTGTATTTATTTCCAAGTTCGCACACTTAGCACAAAATTGTAAGTATCCTTCCATCACATCTTCATCAGAACGAAACTTGAGGCCGCATTTCGAGCATATTGCCATATCTGGTGGACCATCACCATTTGAATAATCATCCATAGCTGCAGCCTTGTCCAGTTGGCTATTTCGGTCAGCAACAACAAACCGAGAATTTACTATGGAGGGGCCATCAATTTCGACATGCTGACTAAGAGTGGACTCTTTCATGATCTTGTTCCCAAAATCTTCATTCAAAGCATCAGCTTGATCCATTGAAAATATTTCATCCTGCAAATTAAGATATTGTGCTTTCACACTTTCACGGGTCAAATCTTCCTGGTTTAGCTCAATTTCTCTTGTATCAAGTGCTCCACTCATTCCTTGGTCAGAACTGGCATTGCTGCTAGTTGTGATTGAAGAATTTCGGGATGTCAGAGAACGATGATGTACGCTTGCAAAAGTTGAACTGGGGACACTGGACAAGAGGGGTCTAAACATATTCTGAGGGCCCTTCTTATCCTGCATACAATTACATGGAAAAAAATGTCACCTCGTGGAATCAGTTAAAAGATACAGTAATAAAACATGCTTCAGGAAATGACATGGCCGTATCATATTTGACCTGTTGGGAAACCATCATACAGACCAAGCGTGGTCCACAGTCCAGAATAGGCAATACTTATTAATCTTGAGTCACTCCACCTTATATTAAATCATTCTACTTCACCCATCCCGAAACTAGTTTTAAGTATCCTTCAAATTGTAATTTCATCATGCATCAGCCATTACCACTATTTTTTCCgtgcacaaatgcaaacaggTTTTTTTCCCTTGtttgatgatgattatgaagaactCATGAAGTCATGTATTAAATTTTGGTGGTTACAATCATTTTCTGAAAGGTGAAGCCTAGAAGTAGAAGCTCATGCATGGCTCTTGATATCAAGTTAGTAATATGGTGCAGCCAGGCGAGTTAAGTTGATGGATCAAGAAGCTATAAGCACATCATAGCAGGAAAAGTGGGAAAAAGATCAACTACAACCTTGGTATCCATGACCTTACTATCAGAGAAAAATAAATCCAATCACAGCATCAAATTAAGCAGTTTGGTATATGCATATATTGACACGTGGTATGcaaattttatgtaaaaatataccAGAAAATACTTTCCTCATCAACTATAGAGCCAATATAAAAACTCAAACTAAAATTAGcactaaaaaaagaaaatagtaAATCGAACAAACACCATCCAGAAAATCTGGTGAATAGTGCCAAAAAAAAATCAGCATTCTATGATTAACCACAATGTTGCACTTCCGCTATGCAAGGAACAGATGGACACAACAGCATTTATTAAAGACTGTGCACATGCAAAAATAGACACACATACAAGATATATTCAGAAAAGTAAACCCATTGAATTTTCAATTAAGAGACATGGTCGGTCACTTAATATAGCAAGTCATTGTTGAACTGCATTCTGACACTGAGCAGAAGGAAACAAATATCAACAACTGGAATAACAAGATAGTGTGATCCATTACCAAGAAACCAAAGGGAAAAGGGAAAACTAATACAGAAAGTTGCCTAACCATTTGTCGGAGCGCCAGGTCGAAGGATCTTTTGGGGGCGGAGCTGAACAAAATTTTAGACGGTTTCTTGGAATATCCAACAGTCCTCATGCTTGGGAGAGTCCCTATGCTTCTAGGAGCTGAACGTTCTGAGCTGCTGATAGGTAAGGATTGTGGCGACTCAGCATCATCATCACCAGATGATGCAACTGATGCTTTACTATGGACACTAAATGGATCCCTATCATGACTGTGTGACGAACTGACACTTCTAGAAGCGGTTGGAGACATGGATTGTCTTCCAGATCGGGAGCTGTTCCTTGATGCTGGAGAAGAACCTCGTACATATGATGCTGGTCTATCAGCCAGTGAGGTACGAAGATTAGGTGGGGCCTCAGAAGAAAAGCCAGGGATGTTAGATTGCCATGTGCGTATTTTTGGTGAAGCAGAGTTCCCCCGACTCGTCTTGATGGGGGAGGCACCTCTAACTCCCGATGGGGCGACAGCGCTGACTGAACCAGTGCTCATCCTCCTTGGGCTGGGTGTACTAGACCGCAGAGCAGGTTTTGGTTTACTCAGTGGGGACGACAACCTTCTTAAATCAGAAGGATGTTGCAAAGTAGGCGGTGGGCTTGAGTGTGTAGCAGAAAGCGGCCTACTTCTTGATTGCAGTGTATTGTTACTCGATTGAGGAGATGGGCTCAAGCGTTGAGGACTTGCGCTACCTCTACTATTTCTGCAACCCTTCTCTGTCTGCAGTTAAAACACATTTATGAACAATTTCAGACGAACATAAAAAACGAGTCATATCATAATCAAGTCTTCTTGTAAGATCATACTGAGGATGACAGCGGGACTGGAACAGGTTGACTCCTTGACCTTCCCCTAGGCGCAAGATTAATTGGTGGCGCATCATCATCCAAAGAAGTAAAAAGAGGAGTTTCAGGAGGCGTTATCAACCTGCAACATAGTTCGAATGGCACAGTAAGGAACACAAGGAGAATGAAATACCGCCAGTTATCATTTTATGCAATCACTGATGGGTATTACTTTTGCCCAAAGTTCAATATCAGAACTTCTAAGTTTCAATAACTTGGATAGAATCATCAGGAAAATGTTAATGCGCAAAATGGATTTTTGCTATATCCTTTAGCCCTTTTTTTATACCAACAAAATTCAAACgagagaaagaaaagaaaatcaagaacAAAATAACAAAAAGAAAAGAACAAACCAATCATAGTCATTTTTATCTCCCTCTGTGTTGAGCAGGTCACTACTCTCACCCCTAGCAGGAATGGAGACTCCAAGCTTGTGATCTGGTATGTACCTAAACTTTGTAGCTGCCAAATGCCATAAACGAAAAAACAAAAGACAGGAGACAAAAAAAGAGGCAACGTTTGTCAGCAAGACTAAGCAAATAAACAAAAAACACGGGGCACATTATTCGCTAAATACCAAAGCCATAAATGCAGATAATCTGAAAGCAGATCAAGGGTGTGAAAACTCACAGAATATCTCCTCAAAGTCGTCATTCGACTGAAGCAAGAAATTCTCTTTTTCTTTGCTCCGCGACTCGTTGAACAGAGCAAGATCGTCGTCATCTCGATAGTGAATCCCGCTCTCGAGACTGCGCCCTCTCTTGTGATTCTCTACCGTCATTTCCGTACGTGGGAAAACCCTCACAGCCGGAGATGGAGGCATTAATTTGAAATCCTCACCTTAAATTCAGCCTATATTTTGCCAGTCAAACGCTTCAGAAAAAACAAAAATCCCAACTCAAACAGCAAATCATTGAAATCACACAATTCGATCCAGTATCTCCGTAAAGAAAATTCATTCCAACACTTACCCTCTACAACACCT
This genomic interval from Primulina eburnea isolate SZY01 chromosome 16, ASM2296580v1, whole genome shotgun sequence contains the following:
- the LOC140817408 gene encoding uncharacterized protein isoform X1, with the protein product MPPSPAVRVFPRTEMTVENHKRGRSLESGIHYRDDDDLALFNESRSKEKENFLLQSNDDFEEIFSTKFRYIPDHKLGVSIPARGESSDLLNTEGDKNDYDWLITPPETPLFTSLDDDAPPINLAPRGRSRSQPVPVPLSSSTEKGCRNSRGSASPQRLSPSPQSSNNTLQSRSRPLSATHSSPPPTLQHPSDLRRLSSPLSKPKPALRSSTPSPRRMSTGSVSAVAPSGVRGASPIKTSRGNSASPKIRTWQSNIPGFSSEAPPNLRTSLADRPASYVRGSSPASRNSSRSGRQSMSPTASRSVSSSHSHDRDPFSVHSKASVASSGDDDAESPQSLPISSSERSAPRSIGTLPSMRTVGYSKKPSKILFSSAPKRSFDLALRQMDKKGPQNMFRPLLSSVPSSTFASVHHRSLTSRNSSITTSSNASSDQGMSGALDTREIELNQEDLTRESVKAQYLNLQDEIFSMDQADALNEDFGNKIMKESTLSQHVEIDGPSIVNSRFVVADRNSQLDKAAAMDDYSNGDGPPDMAICSKCGLKFRSDEDVMEGYLQFCAKCANLEINTRHSSLEILDQSTPEPLKTTCSGNIVIDYLDEVTAEGQDLYSEPSQNPAALLVEEGITTSAADQEIIHQLYGDFGHQQLQHGGANLNSTVEVPEGAGISLLLKKSSSSRGPIVQSRSFTASTTCCDDFSYMRDSMNSIRSSIGHISASVSSSVDMGYSRKIETRVQRQSSGRKSDTENWMLDMPTHKRSASSLSGASSHCFQVQSAAPSFHEDSIGAVKCVDPSEQYLASEYMDSESHIFKSAAELTDHLMNVHSEDISVLPVSTSDSNNSMDADTLSAHSQPCGHGEDEMQSPCPVVVDVEEAHTPRSLDTMPEIEMDNADIVAADCHSDVDSINSHTDELLEPSDSVAQNNAITTFEEFYISDSARGAPEDSDGKKSRSLTLEEATDAILFCSSIVHNLTYEAVNIAIDKETPRVEPVLRPEIPFVAKSNSNRPEIRSRNTGKRNSRSQKTRQKKLETDPKPASIDAETEEKFIPHVVKSPYKWDSMKPPKLESKCNCTIM
- the LOC140817408 gene encoding uncharacterized protein isoform X2 produces the protein MPPSPAVRVFPRTEMTVENHKRGRSLESGIHYRDDDDLALFNESRSKEKENFLLQSNDDFEEIFSTKFRYIPDHKLGVSIPARGESSDLLNTEGDKNDYDWLITPPETPLFTSLDDDAPPINLAPRGRSRSQPVPVPLSSSTEKGCRNSRGSASPQRLSPSPQSSNNTLQSRSRPLSATHSSPPPTLQHPSDLRRLSSPLSKPKPALRSSTPSPRRMSTGSVSAVAPSGVRGASPIKTSRGNSASPKIRTWQSNIPGFSSEAPPNLRTSLADRPASYVRGSSPASRNSSRSGRQSMSPTASRSVSSSHSHDRDPFSVHSKASVASSGDDDAESPQSLPISSSERSAPRSIGTLPSMRTVGYSKKPSKILFSSAPKRSFDLALRQMDKKGPQNMFRPLLSSVPSSTFASVHHRSLTSRNSSITTSSNASSDQGMSGALDTREIELNQEDLTRESVKAQYLNLQDEIFSMDQADALNEDFGNKIMKESTLSQHVEIDGPSIVNSRFVVADRNSQLDKAAAMDDYSNGDGPPDMAICSKCGLKFRSDEDVMEGYLQFCAKCANLEINTRHSSLEILDQSTPEPLKTTCSGNIVIDYLDEVTAEGQDLYSEPSQNPAALLVEEGITTSAADQEIIHQLYGDFGHQQLQHGGANLNSTVEVPEGAGISLLLKKSSSSRGPIVQSRSFTASTTCCDDFSYMRDSMNSIRSSIGHISASVSSSVDMGYSRKIETRVQRQSSGRKSDTENWMLDMPTHKRSASSLSGASSHCFQVQSAAPSFHEDSIGAVKCVDPSEQYLASEYMDSESHIFKSAAELTDHLMNVHSEDISVLPVSTSDSNNSMDADTLSAHSQPCGHGEDEMQSPCPVVVDVEEAHTPRSLDTMPEIEMDNADIVAADCHSDVDSINSHTDELLEPSDSVAQNNAITTFEEFYISDSARGAPDSDGKKSRSLTLEEATDAILFCSSIVHNLTYEAVNIAIDKETPRVEPVLRPEIPFVAKSNSNRPEIRSRNTGKRNSRSQKTRQKKLETDPKPASIDAETEEKFIPHVVKSPYKWDSMKPPKLESKCNCTIM